Proteins encoded in a region of the Polyangiaceae bacterium genome:
- a CDS encoding sigma-70 family RNA polymerase sigma factor has protein sequence MTPEQTSHPCAHPAFEDLYQAYGAELRKWLYRMRLSAQDAEDAAQEVWLVVAAHPERIPTSATEAQRELRRIAWTIARTMERRVLRNADRRDRTQPDELQGGISHVEQLDNLSELMDAIDQLDETNRELFIAYKILEYSLPEIAAMTGLGEDAIWLRVWNACAKIRKTLARNQKRDERRGVIIAPAEIEIAPETRAAMCALWSLEGRMPNFGGPKDPPPPPPPIPWFANASPVVKEAARGVTLKVSRAILLVLLLLTSAGIVALYFFWNPAQRDTARTGLRVPPLPDVSEINDVVEYEENTSNPASSARTSTRKAPTPKASTSTESLNEDALRALKLDGSGLTRSGSGSE, from the coding sequence GTGACGCCTGAGCAAACTTCGCATCCATGTGCGCACCCTGCCTTCGAAGACCTTTACCAGGCGTATGGTGCCGAGTTGCGCAAGTGGCTCTACCGTATGCGATTATCGGCGCAAGACGCAGAAGACGCCGCGCAAGAGGTCTGGCTCGTCGTAGCTGCTCATCCCGAGCGAATTCCGACAAGTGCCACGGAAGCACAAAGGGAACTGCGGCGCATCGCTTGGACCATTGCGCGAACGATGGAACGTCGTGTGCTGCGAAATGCCGATCGACGCGACCGAACACAACCCGACGAGCTACAGGGAGGAATCTCCCACGTCGAGCAACTGGACAACCTCAGCGAGTTGATGGATGCGATTGATCAATTAGACGAGACAAATCGAGAGCTTTTCATTGCTTACAAGATCCTCGAATACTCACTCCCGGAAATTGCTGCAATGACCGGCCTCGGAGAGGACGCCATTTGGCTACGTGTTTGGAACGCTTGCGCGAAGATTCGAAAGACCCTTGCGCGGAACCAAAAACGTGACGAGCGGCGCGGCGTAATCATTGCCCCGGCCGAAATCGAAATCGCACCTGAGACGCGCGCGGCCATGTGCGCGCTCTGGTCCCTCGAAGGGCGCATGCCGAACTTTGGCGGTCCCAAAGATCCGCCACCCCCTCCCCCTCCCATTCCGTGGTTTGCGAACGCATCTCCCGTCGTAAAAGAAGCCGCACGAGGTGTTACTTTGAAGGTTTCACGAGCCATTCTGCTCGTTTTGCTGTTGCTGACGTCTGCGGGAATCGTGGCCCTTTACTTTTTCTGGAACCCCGCGCAACGCGACACCGCGCGCACTGGTCTGCGCGTTCCGCCGCTCCCCGACGTCAGCGAGATCAACGATGTCGTCGAATACGAGGAAAACACGAGCAACCCTGCGTCAAGCGCGCGAACATCTACGCGAAAAGCTCCTACGCCCAAAGCATCCACGTCCACCGAATCGCTGAACGAGGATGCCTTGCGTGCGCTCAAGCTCGATGGGTCGGGTCTTACTCGTTCGGGTTCAGGTTCCGAGTAA